Proteins encoded by one window of Rhodamnia argentea isolate NSW1041297 chromosome 6, ASM2092103v1, whole genome shotgun sequence:
- the LOC115756447 gene encoding nucleobase-ascorbate transporter 7 has product MPGGVAAPPPKQEELQPHPVRDQLPNISYCITSPPPWPEAILLGFQHYLVMLGTTVLIPTSLVPQMGGGNEEKAKMIQTILFVAGLNTLFQTLFGTRLPAVIGASYTFVPTTISIILAGRYSDILDPRERFEQIMRGIQGALIVASTLQIVIGFSGLWRNVARFLSPLSAVPLVALSGFGLYELGFPVLAKCVEIGLPQIILLVIFSQYIPHLTRGERHVFDRFAVIFSVIIVWIYAHLLTVGGAYKHTPIKTQQSCRTDRAGIIGAAPWIRVPYPFQWGAPTFDAGESFAMMAASFVALVESTGTFIAASRYASATPLPPSVLSRGVGWQGVGILFSGIFGTGIGPSVTVENAGLLALTRVGTRRVVQISAGFMIFFSILGKFGAVFASIPAPIIAALYCLFFAYVGSAGLSLLQFCNLNSFRTKFVLGFSVFMGLSIPQYFNAYTAANGYGPVHTGARWFNDMINVPFSSKAFVAGLSAYFLDNTLHRRDSTMRRDRGMHWWDRFRSFKTDTRSEEFYSLPFNLNKFFPSV; this is encoded by the exons ATGCCAGGAGGTGTAGCGGCGCCACCACCGAAACAGGAGGAGCTGCAGCCCCATCCAGTGAGGGATCAGCTTCCCAACATCTCTTATTGCATCACTAGCCCTCCTCCTTGGC CTGAAGCTATACTTCTTGGATTCCAGCATTACTTGGTGATGCTTGGCACAACAGTCCTCATTCCAACTTCTTTAGTTCCTCAAATGGGAGGAGGCAAT GAAGAAAAGGCCAAGATGATTCAGACAATCCTGTTTGTAGCTGGTTTGAACACCTTATTCCAGACTCTGTTCGGGACCCGTTTGCCTGCTGTTATAGGGGCGTCATATACGTTCGTGCCTACGACCATCTCAATTATATTGGCTGGCCGATACAGTGACATATTGGATCCTCGAGAG AGATTCGAGCAAATAATGCGAGGTATCCAGGGTGCCCTCATTGTTGCCTCAACTCTCCAAATTGTCATTGGCTTTAGTGGACTCTGGAGAAATGTTGCAAG ATTCTTGAGTCCACTATCTGCTGTCCCTTTAGTCGCTCTTTCTGGATTTGGGCTGTACGAGTTGGGTTTCCCTGTG CTTGCAAAATGCGTGGAGATTGGGCTGCCTCAGATTATCCTTCTAGTGATCTTTTCCCAG TATATACCTCATCTAACACGTGGAGAGAGGCACGTATTTGATCGCTTTGCTGTTATTTTTTCGGTGATAATTGTGTGGATATATGCTCATCTTCTCACCGTGGGTGGAGCATATAAGCACACGCCAATCAAAACTCAACAAAGTTGCCGTACTGACCGTGCAGGAATAATCGGTGCTGCACCATG GATACGAGTTCCATATCCTTTCCAATGGGGAGCTCCCACATTCGATGCAGGAGAATCCTTTGCAATGATGGCTGCTTCTTTTGTTGCTCTTGTGGAG TCAACTGGTACATTTATTGCTGCGTCAAGGTATGCAAGTGCTACTCCATTGCCACCTTCAGTTCTTAGCCGAGGTGTTGGTTGGCAG GGGGTAGGCATTTTGTTCTCTGGGATTTTTGGGACTGGAATTGGACCATCTGTAACTGT TGAGAATGCCGGCTTGTTAGCCCTGACGCGCGTCGGCACCCGAAGGGTCGTGCAAATATCAGCGGGTTTcatgatatttttttctattctcg GAAAATTTGGAGCCGTCTTTGCTTCGATTCCAGCGCCAATTATTGCGGCTTTGTACTGTCTTTTCTTTGCCTATGTCG GTTCCGCCGGTCTTAGCTTGCTTCAGTTCTGTAATCTGAACAGCTTCAGGACAAAGTTCGTGCTCGGGTTCTCCGTCTTTATGGGCTTGTCCATACCTCAGTACTTCAACGCGTACACGGCGGCGAATGGCTATGGTCCGGTCCATACAGGAGCTAGATGG TTCAATGATATGATCAACGTGCCTTTCTCGTCCAAGGCGTTCGTTGCCGGATTGTCGGCTTACTTCCTAGACAACACGCTTCACCGCAGGGACAGTACCATGCGGAGAGACAGGGGCATGCACTGGTGGGATCGGTTCCGCTCATTCAAGACCGACACGAGAAGCGAAGAGTTCTACTCGCTGCCCTTCAATCTCAACAAGTTCTTCCCGTCGGTTTGA